A single genomic interval of Bacillus smithii harbors:
- a CDS encoding DUF6154 family protein produces MKLVDELYELYRGRLQGTEEDLDMITLSVLEHLSRKELLDIIHDLPDPELEYFFRLYLFKELKEKFAQEDEQLLKGKHNFH; encoded by the coding sequence ATGAAATTAGTCGATGAATTATACGAACTGTATCGAGGGCGCTTGCAAGGAACGGAAGAAGATTTAGATATGATTACGTTATCCGTTTTAGAACATTTGTCTCGAAAAGAACTGCTGGATATCATCCACGATTTGCCCGATCCAGAACTGGAATATTTTTTTCGATTATATTTATTTAAAGAATTAAAGGAAAAATTTGCTCAGGAAGATGAACAGCTGTTAAAAGGAAAGCACAATTTCCACTAA
- a CDS encoding ABC transporter ATP-binding protein, which yields MSFVEIDHVSHTYFTPEAAFEAVHNIQMTVEEGEFISLLGPSGCGKTTLLSLIAGLMTPTYGTIYVDGQHPKNLKNTIGYMLQQDYLFPWKTIEQNVLLGLKVMKQLNETSKANALSLLEQMGLKNVRNQTPRQLSGGMRQRVALVRTLAVNPKLLLLDEPFSALDYQTKLKLEDLVFQTLKSFQKTAILVTHDIGEAICMSDRIYLFSKGPGRIHKVFEVPDELRSLSPLEARNHLSFTPFSQEIWKELESLENR from the coding sequence TTGAGTTTCGTCGAAATCGATCATGTCTCTCATACTTACTTTACCCCCGAAGCAGCTTTCGAAGCTGTTCATAATATTCAAATGACCGTGGAGGAAGGCGAATTTATTTCTTTATTAGGGCCGAGCGGCTGCGGGAAAACAACCCTCCTATCGCTCATCGCAGGACTGATGACCCCGACGTATGGAACGATTTATGTGGACGGACAACATCCAAAAAATTTAAAAAATACCATCGGTTATATGCTTCAGCAAGATTACTTATTTCCTTGGAAAACCATTGAACAAAACGTTCTGCTCGGCTTAAAAGTAATGAAACAATTAAACGAAACGAGTAAAGCAAACGCCCTATCCCTTTTGGAGCAAATGGGATTAAAAAACGTTCGCAATCAAACACCTCGGCAGCTGTCGGGGGGAATGCGGCAAAGAGTGGCACTAGTCCGAACATTGGCAGTCAATCCGAAACTGCTGTTATTAGATGAACCTTTTTCTGCCTTAGATTATCAAACAAAACTGAAGCTTGAGGATTTAGTTTTCCAAACGCTAAAGTCTTTTCAAAAAACGGCTATTTTAGTGACACACGATATTGGCGAAGCGATTTGTATGAGCGACAGGATCTATCTATTTTCCAAAGGTCCCGGACGAATCCATAAAGTCTTTGAAGTGCCGGATGAACTGAGATCCCTTTCTCCGCTCGAAGCAAGAAACCATTTATCCTTTACACCGTTTTCCCAAGAAATATGGAAGGAGTTGGAAAGTCTTGAAAATAGATGA
- a CDS encoding ABC transporter permease, protein MKIDDRISSLHQNYKLKIKKEKRFITICQILLFLAFFTIWEVASRREWVDPLIFSSPSKIWHLLLNKISDASLFHHMVVTLTETAAGFIIGTLAGTILATILWWSPLLSKILDPYLVVLNALPKVALGPILIVALGPGFTSIITMGAVVSVIITTIVVYTSFREVDPNYLKVLQTFGATRKQIFQEAVFPSSLPAIISTLKVNVGLSWVGVIVGEYLVSNEGLGYLIIYGFQVFDFTLVLMSLLIIAVLAAIMYQAVAVLEKLTAKNRN, encoded by the coding sequence TTGAAAATAGATGATCGCATTTCCTCACTGCATCAGAACTATAAATTAAAAATCAAAAAGGAAAAACGGTTCATCACCATATGCCAGATCCTATTATTTCTCGCCTTTTTCACGATCTGGGAAGTCGCCAGCCGCCGGGAATGGGTGGATCCGCTGATCTTCAGCTCTCCCTCTAAAATTTGGCATTTGCTTCTCAATAAAATCAGCGATGCTTCCTTGTTTCACCATATGGTCGTTACTTTAACAGAAACAGCGGCGGGATTTATCATCGGGACTTTAGCCGGCACGATACTTGCCACTATTTTGTGGTGGTCTCCTCTTCTTTCCAAGATTTTGGATCCTTACCTCGTTGTGTTAAACGCTCTGCCTAAAGTAGCTCTTGGCCCGATTCTCATCGTCGCGTTAGGCCCTGGTTTTACTTCCATCATCACGATGGGAGCAGTGGTTTCCGTCATCATCACCACCATCGTCGTATATACGTCCTTTCGGGAAGTGGATCCAAACTACTTGAAAGTATTGCAGACGTTCGGAGCCACCCGGAAACAAATCTTTCAAGAAGCTGTTTTTCCATCCAGCCTCCCCGCGATCATCTCTACTTTGAAAGTAAATGTCGGTCTATCATGGGTAGGCGTGATTGTCGGAGAATATCTTGTTTCCAACGAAGGACTCGGTTATTTAATCATTTACGGGTTCCAAGTATTTGACTTTACGCTTGTACTCATGTCGTTATTGATCATTGCCGTATTGGCAGCCATTATGTATCAAGCAGTAGCCGTGTTGGAAAAATTAACGGCCAAGAATCGAAACTAA
- a CDS encoding EamA family transporter — protein MTDGRSAFLVFLAAILWGTTGTAQTFAPDSATPVVIGAVRLAIGGPALLISAFLKGKLNHQGWSVIPVIMAALCIAAYQPLFFSAVKLTGVAIGTVTAIGSAPILAGILEWIVKRKTPERNWWLATFLAMMGCLLLIQNDHEMNAAPLGIIMAIGAGLSFAAYTLITKHLLEKHIPEAVVGVVFTLSSIFLTPFLFVYNLKWLLDLHGIAVALYLGLFATALSYMFFAKGLMGIHASKAVTLSLAEPLTAALLGVFIVGETLAPIAWTGVLLLFIGLGLLSFKPGKQKRR, from the coding sequence ATGACAGATGGGAGGTCTGCTTTTCTTGTTTTTCTAGCTGCAATATTATGGGGGACAACGGGAACAGCCCAAACTTTTGCACCTGATAGCGCCACCCCTGTTGTTATCGGAGCTGTCCGGTTAGCCATCGGCGGTCCCGCGTTGCTCATCTCCGCTTTTTTGAAAGGGAAATTAAATCATCAAGGGTGGTCGGTTATCCCCGTTATCATGGCTGCATTATGTATCGCTGCCTATCAACCGCTTTTTTTCTCCGCAGTGAAATTAACAGGAGTCGCAATAGGAACCGTTACGGCAATCGGAAGCGCCCCGATTTTGGCAGGCATCCTTGAATGGATTGTGAAGAGGAAAACTCCTGAACGAAATTGGTGGCTTGCGACGTTTTTAGCAATGATGGGCTGTCTATTGCTTATTCAGAATGATCATGAAATGAATGCCGCGCCGTTAGGCATCATTATGGCAATTGGTGCGGGATTATCATTTGCGGCATATACGTTGATCACGAAACATTTGCTCGAAAAGCACATACCCGAGGCAGTAGTTGGGGTTGTGTTTACTTTAAGTTCGATTTTCTTAACCCCCTTTTTATTTGTATACAATCTCAAATGGCTATTAGATCTTCATGGGATAGCAGTTGCTTTATATCTCGGACTTTTTGCCACTGCGCTTTCTTATATGTTTTTTGCGAAAGGACTGATGGGGATCCACGCCTCAAAAGCGGTTACCCTTTCTTTGGCTGAACCGCTCACTGCTGCATTACTTGGTGTTTTCATAGTTGGTGAGACGCTGGCTCCCATTGCATGGACAGGAGTTCTTTTGTTATTCATCGGGTTAGGATTATTGTCCTTTAAACCCGGAAAGCAAAAAAGAAGATAG
- the ahlS gene encoding AhlS family quorum-quenching N-acyl homoserine lactonase has protein sequence MTNIVKAHSKLYVLDNGRMKMDKNFMVAMHNPATVDHPNQPAEFIEFPIYTVLIDHPEGKILFDTACNPNSMGVKGRWEEMTQKTFPWEASEECYLHNRLEQLKVRPEDIRYVVASHLHLDHAGCLEMFTNATIIVHEDELNGALRCYAEHQKGGAYIWADIDAWIKNHLQWKTIGRNDHQLKLAEDVTLLNFGSGHAWGMLGLHVQLPGTGGIILASDAVYSAENYGTPIKVPGIIYDSLGYVKAVEKIKRLAKETNSQVWFGHDSQQFQSFIKSTEGYYE, from the coding sequence ATGACGAATATTGTGAAAGCGCATTCTAAGCTATATGTGCTGGATAATGGCCGAATGAAAATGGATAAAAACTTTATGGTTGCCATGCATAATCCGGCTACTGTAGATCATCCCAACCAGCCTGCGGAATTTATTGAGTTTCCGATTTATACCGTACTGATCGATCATCCGGAAGGAAAAATTTTGTTTGATACCGCTTGCAATCCGAACTCAATGGGAGTGAAAGGGCGCTGGGAAGAAATGACCCAAAAGACCTTTCCTTGGGAAGCGAGCGAAGAATGCTATTTACATAACCGGCTGGAACAGTTGAAAGTGCGTCCTGAAGATATCCGATACGTTGTAGCCTCTCATTTGCATTTGGACCATGCCGGCTGCTTGGAAATGTTTACAAATGCGACGATTATCGTTCATGAAGATGAATTGAACGGTGCTTTAAGATGTTATGCTGAGCATCAAAAAGGCGGCGCCTATATTTGGGCTGATATTGATGCTTGGATCAAAAACCATCTGCAGTGGAAGACCATCGGCAGAAATGATCACCAGCTTAAATTGGCGGAAGATGTGACGCTTTTGAACTTTGGCAGCGGCCATGCTTGGGGGATGTTAGGTCTGCATGTTCAACTGCCGGGTACGGGAGGAATTATTTTAGCTTCCGATGCTGTCTATTCAGCTGAAAATTATGGCACTCCCATCAAAGTTCCGGGAATTATTTATGATTCTTTAGGTTATGTAAAAGCAGTGGAAAAAATTAAAAGATTGGCGAAAGAAACCAATTCTCAAGTATGGTTTGGCCACGACAGCCAACAATTTCAATCATTTATTAAGTCTACTGAAGGATATTATGAATAG
- the ytkD gene encoding RNA deprotection pyrophosphohydrolase, whose amino-acid sequence MKKFYDQNGYEVQLCFSQNAFTIPPKHVLVLCRYDDSWLLTNHPKRGLEFPGGKIEEGETVQEAAKREVWEETGGLLNNHLLYLGEYLVKDPIKPFVKAICYGMIDSLVPKKDYLETDGPVLIKGDLNRYLNSSKFSFLMKDDVVQQTLRYLKQSQGISF is encoded by the coding sequence ATGAAGAAGTTTTACGATCAAAACGGATATGAAGTGCAGCTTTGTTTTTCTCAAAATGCTTTTACCATCCCTCCAAAGCATGTTCTTGTTCTATGCCGATACGACGATAGCTGGCTTTTGACCAATCATCCGAAAAGGGGATTGGAATTTCCAGGTGGAAAAATCGAAGAAGGAGAAACGGTGCAAGAGGCCGCCAAAAGGGAAGTTTGGGAAGAAACAGGCGGCCTGTTGAACAACCATTTGCTCTATTTGGGTGAATATTTGGTCAAAGATCCTATAAAGCCTTTTGTAAAAGCGATATGCTACGGCATGATTGATTCGTTGGTTCCTAAAAAGGATTATTTGGAAACAGACGGCCCGGTCTTAATAAAAGGGGACTTGAATCGGTATTTGAACTCAAGTAAATTCAGCTTTTTGATGAAAGACGATGTGGTGCAGCAAACGCTGCGTTATTTGAAACAATCGCAGGGCATTTCTTTTTAG
- a CDS encoding zinc-dependent alcohol dehydrogenase family protein — protein MKTKSAVLYELGLSRPYAESQPLKIRELELDPPKRGEILVRIKAAGLCHSDLSVINGDRPRPTPMALGHEAAGIVEKVGEGVDDLQEGDHVVCVFVPSCGHCLPCQEGRPALCEKGAETNNQGTLLSGERRLHENGSDIHHHLGVSAFSEYVVVARNSVVKVDKDVPFERLALFGCAVMTGVGAVVNTAKVQMGSTVAIVGLGGVGLSALLGAVASGARKIVAIDLNQEKLEFAKQLGATDVFNAGDEHVVENVKAATDGGVDYAFETAGAVPAMDTAYKITRRGGTTITTGLPHPSHKFSFTQVTLTAEERTMKGSYVGSCVPSRDIPRFIDMYKQGKLPIDKLLSGTIPLEQINEGFDRLSNGEVNRLVVLP, from the coding sequence ATGAAGACAAAATCAGCCGTATTGTATGAGTTGGGATTATCACGTCCGTATGCAGAAAGCCAGCCTTTGAAAATAAGAGAATTGGAGCTGGATCCGCCGAAAAGGGGAGAAATCCTGGTAAGAATCAAAGCGGCTGGATTATGCCACTCAGACTTATCTGTGATTAACGGCGACAGACCAAGGCCTACACCAATGGCACTGGGACATGAAGCAGCAGGAATTGTAGAAAAAGTCGGAGAAGGGGTAGACGATTTACAAGAAGGCGATCATGTAGTTTGTGTCTTTGTTCCTAGTTGCGGACATTGTCTGCCCTGTCAGGAAGGTCGGCCGGCTTTATGCGAAAAAGGAGCCGAAACAAATAATCAAGGTACTCTATTGAGCGGTGAAAGAAGACTGCATGAAAACGGTTCAGATATTCATCACCATCTCGGCGTTTCGGCTTTTTCTGAATATGTAGTGGTTGCCAGAAATTCAGTTGTAAAAGTGGATAAGGATGTACCGTTTGAACGATTGGCATTATTCGGATGTGCGGTGATGACCGGAGTCGGAGCAGTAGTGAATACCGCAAAAGTACAGATGGGAAGCACCGTGGCGATTGTCGGGTTGGGCGGAGTCGGTTTGAGCGCCCTTTTAGGCGCGGTGGCATCTGGTGCGAGAAAGATCGTCGCCATTGATCTGAATCAAGAAAAGCTGGAATTCGCCAAACAGCTTGGTGCGACGGATGTTTTCAATGCAGGAGATGAGCATGTAGTAGAAAACGTGAAGGCCGCTACTGACGGAGGGGTTGATTATGCGTTTGAAACGGCAGGAGCGGTACCGGCCATGGATACGGCTTATAAAATTACCAGAAGAGGTGGAACGACGATTACAACCGGTCTTCCTCACCCTTCGCACAAGTTTTCATTCACGCAAGTGACTTTAACGGCAGAGGAAAGAACGATGAAAGGTTCTTATGTCGGAAGCTGCGTTCCTTCCAGAGATATTCCGAGATTTATTGATATGTATAAACAAGGGAAACTGCCGATTGATAAACTTCTTAGCGGCACTATTCCTTTGGAGCAAATCAATGAAGGATTTGACCGCTTAAGCAATGGTGAAGTCAACAGGCTGGTTGTCCTCCCATAA